From the genome of Eucalyptus grandis isolate ANBG69807.140 chromosome 2, ASM1654582v1, whole genome shotgun sequence, one region includes:
- the LOC104435253 gene encoding probable disease resistance protein At4g27220 produces MAEACATSGANNLASKLGEYLIAHIGRQFEYVLCYKSYVKELKNGVEKLETMRGRVQRLVDEAKYDGKPIHADIKNWLGSVENKAKEAENLLKQGETANISCFRGWLPNPVVRHPIGRKLKKMTRLIQELHNESSKNIFQKVYHENTPIGIVTAITSGARSVDNKEDILESRALIIDDVMKAIVDDKVCVIGVHGPGGVGKSKLLDDIERRIKEERKFDVVAKANVSRNPDIKRIQGEIAYALGLKLMNEETARGRADMLYKRIESDSNKNILIILDNLWKKLDLNEVGIPCGYDNKVRGCKLLLTSRYRDVLCIDMGSDQEFQLNILKDREARRLFESIVGDKVRDPEFKHSVDGVVKNCDGLPLLIVSLAKRLKHGDLPAWRNALAKIEGSDIKSIVELNYNDLKDDKIRLLFLVCALICGIIDISDALVYCMGLGLYKEFGNTIENARDRLMLDLHNLQDSSLLLDSDDMEIFRMHDIYVDVAISIASTTEWRTFVWRKDYGFKEWSNNELRKCTMISFFSVGIDELPEKLDCPNLRVLVLQHNRSLKIPESFFESTKKLQVLDFTGLSFTCLPASIGFLENLKSLCLYWCHLEDVTVLKKLKGLQFLILKGSTITWLPKEIGELTELRYLDLTMCTRLNVIEPGVLGSLVYLEELYMEDSFDHWEAEDESPRSNASLVELMNMKKLTTLYIAIPHFAILSRDLPFGKLNKHKIQIGDVWDWSDEYKVSRTLKLKLNSSNLLHEEWLRSCLQITEDLHLDGLQYGSDSIHNLCIEGFQELKHLHVRNSPSIAYVVHSIPNVQCITFTRLESLFLENLGHLEKICRGYLAPESFSNLKTVKVDNCGEIKHLFPSTLTRVFLQLKEIEIKTCHLMQHIIVDSEADEVEDEIDDDPKVKSCDLQVFFPSLEELTLLSLCGLRRIWSSDLPEESFSRLASITVGDCENLAHIFPTTLIEMFKSLKTIEVFKCASLEALVEHVAVDPKKRQKSLVLLVKEVKLWHLSRLNALVRSSIKATLSLPSLTNLSLRTCHGLRYLFTDDTARTLEKLEMLDVSDCDNMQEVVAVEEGEEQKLKAVNFSHLRTLKLCFLKSLISISPRSCACEFPSLKEFTVEECKAVVVIVGDASCKKLKDNIPTQQPLLLVEKVEFPNMESMKISHMDNVEKIWIDELVSNAFRNLKTLIVEHCEKLSSIFSSETILARFRNLEKLVVTGCDSLEVVFHIQELNMSEAHLASTFQLRELNLERLPKMKHVWSGHPRGTITFEYLQCLHVDKCESLQSLFPSSVAKSMAQLEELVICDGGVEEIIAEEDREVGTSASDLFFQD; encoded by the exons ATGGCTGAGGCATGTGCTACCTCCGGTGCAAATAATCTTGCATCAAAACTTGGTGAGTACCTGATTGCTCACATTGGACGTCAATTTGAGTATGTGCTGTGTTACAAGAGCTAtgtcaaagaactcaaaaatgGAGTCGAGAAGCTGGAGACTATGAGAGGAAGGGTGCAACGATTGGTTGACGAAGCTAAGTATGATGGAAAACCTATACACGCAGATATTAAGAATTGGCTGGGAAGTGTGGAGAATAAGGCTAAGGAAGCAGAAAACCTGTTAAAACAAGGTGAAACTGCAAATATTTCTTGCTTCCGTGGGTGGCTTCCCAACCCTGTGGTGCGCCATCCAATTGGCagaaagttgaagaagatgactCGACTCATTCAGGAACTCCATAATGAAAGCTCAAAAAACATCTTCCAGAAGGTGTACCATGAGAATACTCCAATAGGAATTGTCACTGCTATCACTTCCGGTGCAAGATCGGTTGACAACAAAGAAGACATCCTGGAGTCTCGGGCTTTGATCATAGATGATGTAATGAAGGCTATAGTTGATGACAAGGTTTGTGTGATTGGGGTGCATGGACCAGGTGGGGTTGGCAAGTCCAAGCTTTTGGATGACATCGAAAGGCGAattaaggaagaaagaaaatttgatgtgGTTGCCAAGGCAAATGTATCACGAAATCCAGATATAAAAAGAATTCAAGGAGAAATTGCATATGCTTTGGGTTTGAAGCTAATGAATGAGGAAACTGCTCGTGGGAGAGCAGATATGTTATATAAGAGGATAGAAAGTGATTCTAACAAAAACATTCTcataattttagataatttgtgGAAGAAGTTAGACTTGAACGAAGTTGGAATCCCTTGTGGGTACGATAATAAAGTAAGAGGCTGCAAGCTATTACTAACGTCTAGATACCGAGATGTTTTATGCATTGACATGGGCTCTGATCAAGAATTCCAACTCAATATATTAAAAGATCGAGAAGCACGAAGACTTTTTGAAAGTATAGTGGGAGACAAAGTTAGGGATCCTGAGTTTAAACACTCGGTAGATGGAGTGGTCAAGAATTGTGATGGCTTGCCACTTTTGATTGTTTCATTGGCAAAAAGGTTGAAGCACGGAGATTTGCCTGCATGGAGGAATGCCTTAGCCAAGATAGAAGGGTCGGACATAAAATCAATAGTGGAATTAAATTACAATGACTTAAAAGATGACAAGATTAGATTATTGTTCCTAGTTTGTGCTCTAATTTGTGGAATAATTGACATTAGTGATGCTCTTGTCTACTGCATGGGTTTGGGTTTATATAAAGAATTCGGCAACACCATTGAAAATGCTAGAGATAGGTTGATGCTGGATCTACATAACCTACAAGACTCTTCTTTGTTACTAGACAGTGATGACATGGAAATATTCAGAATGCATGACATATATGTTGACGTGGCCATCTCTATTGCCTCCACGACAGAATGGAGAACTTTTGTTTGGAGGAAGGATTATGGGTTTAAAGAATGGTCAAATAATGAGCTTAGAAAATGCACCATGATATCCTTCTTTAGTGTTGGCATTGATGAGCTTCCTGAAAAATTGGATTGCCCAAACTTGAGGGTGCTTGTACTTCAACACAACCGGTCTCTCAAAATTCCCGAGTCATTTTTTGAATCTACAAAGAAGCTCCAAGTCTTGGACTTCACTGGCTTATCTTTCACCTGTCTACCTGCGTCGATTGGGTTCCTTGAAAACCTCAAGTCATTATGTCTTTATTGGTGCCATCTAGAGGATGTGACAGTTCTTAAAAAGCTAAAAGGATTGCAGTTCCTAATTTTAAAGGGATCTACAATCACTTGGCTACCCAAAGAAATAGGTGAACTAACAGAACTGAGATATTTGGACTTGACAATGTGCACTAGGCTCAACGTTATCGAACCTGGCGTGCTCGGAAGCTTGGTTTATTTAGAAGAACTGTACATGGAAGACAGTTTTGATCATTGGGAGGCCGAGGATGAATCTCCACGAAGTAATGCCAGCCTAGTTGAGTTGATGAACATGAAAAAATTGACCACTTTGTACATCGCCATTCCTCACTTTGCCATTCTCTCGAGAGACCTCCCATTTGGGAAATTGAACAAGCATAAAATCCAAATTGGAGACGTTTGGGATTGGTCAGATGAATACAAAGTATCCAGAACTTTAAAGCTCAAGCTGAATTCTAGCAATCTTCTTCATGAAGAGTGGTTGCGGAGTTGTTTGCAGATAACAGAGGATCTCCACTTGGATGGATTGCAATATGGCAGCGATAGCATTCACAATTTGTGCATTGAAGGTTTTCAAGAATTGAAGCATCTTCACGTACGAAATAGCCCCTCGATTGCATATGTTGTTCACTCCATACCGAATGTCCAGTGCATTACATTTACGAGGTTGGAATCACTTTTTCTCGAGAATTTGGGACACTTGGAGAAGATTTGTCGTGGCTATCTTGCCCCAGAATCCTTCAGCAACTTAAAGACTGTGAAAGTGGATAACTGCGGTGAAATCAAACATTTGTTTCCTTCAACCTTGACGAGAGTATTCTTGCAGCTCAAAGAGATTGAGATAAAGACATGCCACTTGATGCAGCACATTATTGTAGATTCTGAGGCAGATGAAGTCGAAGATGAAATAGATGATGATCCCAAAGTGAAGTCATGCGATTTGCAG GTTTTTTTTCCGAGCTTGGAGGAGCTAACGCTTTTGTCCTTGTGCGGGTTGAGGAGGATATGGAGCAGTGATCTCCCTGAAGAATCATTCAGCAGACTAGCATCCATCACGGTCGGAGATTGTGAAAACCTGGCTCACATTTTTCCAACGACTTTAATAGAGATGTTCAAGAGCCTGAAAACGATTGAGGTCTTCAAGTGTGCCTCTTTGGAAGCATTAGTGGAACATGTTGCTGTTGATCctaagaaaaggcaaaaaagttTAGTCCTCTTAGTAAAAGAAGTGAAGTTGTGGCACCTGTCGAGGCTGAATGCGCTTGTGAGAAGTAGCATCAAAGCAACGTTGAGTCTTCCTAGTCTGACCAATCTTAGCTTGCGTACTTGCCACGGTTTGAGATATCTCTTCACAGATGACACAGCCAGGACACTTGAAAAACTTGAGATGCTAGATGTTTCTGATTGTGATAACATGCAAGAAGTAGTTGCTGTGGAAGAAGGTGAAGAGCAGAAGTTGAAGGCAGTGAATTTCTCTCATTTACGTACATTGAAGCTTTGTTTCCTTAAAAGCTTGATTAGTATCAGCCCAAGAAGTTGTGCATGTGAGTTTCCCTCCTTGAAAGAGTTTACAGTTGAAGAGTGTAAAGCAGTGGTGGTGATTGTAGGAGATGCCAGTTGTAAAAAACTGAAGGACAACATTCCAACGCAGCAACCGCTTTTGCTAGTCGAAAAG GTTGAGTTTCCTAATATGGAGTCAATGAAGATCTCGCACATGGATAACGTGGAGAAGATATGGATTGATGAGCTTGTTTCAAATGCTTTTAGGAATCTCAAGACATTAATAGTGGAGCATTGTGAGAAACTTTCATCTATATTTTCATCTGAAACTATTCTGGCAAGATTTCGAAACCTAGAGAAGTTAGTTGTGACCGGATGTGATTCCTTAGAAGTGGTATTTCACATCCAAGAGTTAAATATGAGCGAAGCTCATCTTGCAAGCACTTTCCAATTAAGAGAACTAAATCTGGAACGACTTCCAAAAATGAAGCACGTGTGGAGTGGACATCCTCGTGGGACTATTACATTTGAATACTTACAATGCTTGCATGTTGACAAGTGTGAGAGTCTCCAAAGTTTATTTCCAAGTTCAGTGGCAAAAAGTATGGCACAGCTCGAAGAACTTGTAATATGTGATGGTGGGGTGGAGGAAATTATAGCGGAGGAAGACAGAGAAGTAGGGACGAGCGCAAGTGATCTTTTTTTCCAGGATTGA
- the LOC104451846 gene encoding putative receptor protein kinase ZmPK1: protein MRNSSFLLALVLSILHLSSQPSSATRTTLRRGDSLSVDNPDDILISKSGVFSAGFYPVGKNAYCFAIWFSHPPCSGQNCTIVWMANRDEPVNGRYSKLSVKKNGDLVLTDASHGVVLAIYTALRSRSKTPVHQLQLLESGNLVLRDREGKVLLWQSFNYPTDVLLPGQTLTRNSPLVSSRSNGNFSSGYYQLYFDNDNVLRLLFNGPLISSVYWPDPTHVSWEVGRTTYNDSRVAVLDPLGKFTSSDNLTFLTSDFGKKTQRMLKVDHDGNVRVYSRDKDEKWVVTRQGLSESCAVHGICGRNSVCRYSPREGRSCSCLPGYVWNNDTDWTQGCAPKFESFCNKGSDAHVDFLRLPHHDFFGYDKDYTPNTTLASCKKMCADICNCKGFQYKFNGEKGSFDCFPKILLLNGYNSFSFSGSIYLKLPKANLSSYQIPTKGFDPLPCPPKAQEVVLQRTYLKSHHNSTLEILLIFATALAGVEIVVVFLTWSFLIRTDPDKRGGHANGYRLAGTGFTRFTYAELKIATRNFNKEIGRGSGGIVYKGVLPDHGEAAVKLLNEANQGEDEFLAEVRTIGNLNHMNLIAMWGYCMEGRHKLLVYEFMNHGSLAENLSSDQLDWKKRYEIAVGSAKGLAYLHEECLEWVLHCDVKPQNILLDSDYQPKVADFGLSKLLNREGLKNTSFSRIRGTRGYMAPEWVYNMPITSKVDVYSYGIVLLEMLTGGNPIAGHAIRGEIKGNNKTLTSWVREKMKPRVPMETWIREIVDPTVKGPYDIKKMEVLVAVALQCVEEDRDVRPTMSQVVEMLLRHESEDL from the coding sequence ATGAGAAACTCGTCATTTCTCCTTGCGCTTGTTCTCTCAATCCTTCACTTGTCTTCTCAACCTTCCTCTGCGACTCGCACTACTTTGAGAAGAGGCGACTCTCTCTCCGTTGATAACCCAGATGACATCCTCATCTCAAAATCTGGTGTCTTCTCCGCCGGTTTTTACCCCGTCGGCAAGAACGCTTACTGCTTTGCCATCTGGTTCAGCCATCCACCATGCAGCGGCCAGAATTGCACCATAGTTTGGATGGCAAACCGTGATGAACCCGTCAACGGGAGGTACTCTAAGCTTTCCGTTAAAAAGAACGGTGATCTCGTGCTAACCGACGCCAGCCACGGTGTTGTTTTGGCCATTTATACAGCCTTACGCTCGAGGTCAAAAACACCGGTTCATCAGTTACAACTCCTAGAATCTGGTAATCTTGTTCTTCGTGACAGAGAAGGCAAGGTCCTGCTCTGGCAAAGCTTCAACTACCCAACCGACGTGCTCCTCCCTGGACAAACCCTGACCAGGAACTCACCACTTGTTTCCTCTCGGAGCAACGGCAACTTCTCTTCTGGCTATTACCAGTTATACTTCGACAACGACAACGTCCTTCGTCTCCTCTTCAATGGACCTTTGATCTCAAGCGTATACTGGCCAGACCCGACCCATGTGAGTTGGGAAGTTGGAAGAACAACCTACAACGATAGTAGAGTTGCAGTGCTCGATCCCCTGGGGAAGTTCACTTCATCTGACAATCTGACGTTCCTGACGTCGGATTTTGGCAAGAAAACACAACGTATGTTAAAGGTGGATCACGATGGTAATGTAAGGGTCTATAGTAGAGACAAAGATGAGAAGTGGGTTGTAACACGGCAAGGCTTATCTGAGTCATGTGCTGTTCATGGGATTTGTGGACGGAATAGTGTTTGCAGGTACAGCCCGAGGGAGGGAAGGAGTTGCTCTTGCCTTCCTGGATATGTGTGGAATAATGACACTGATTGGACTCAGGGATGTGCGCCCAAATTCGAGAGCTTCTGCAACAAGGGTTCTGATGCTCATGTCGATTTCCTGCGTTTGCCTCACCATGATTTCTTTGGATATGATAAGGACTATACTCCAAACACTACCCTGGCGTCGTGCAAGAAAATGTGCGCAGATATTTGCAATTGTAAAGGCTTTCAATACAAATTCAACGGGGAAAAAGGGAGCTTCGACTGTTTCCCCAAGATACTGCTGTTAAATGGATATAATTCGTTCTCATTTAGTGGGAGCATCTATTTGAAACTACCAAAAGCTAATCTCTCTTCTTATCAAATACCCACCAAAGGATTCGACCCACTGCCCTGTCCCCCAAAAGCTCAAGAAGTTGTCCTGCAGAGGACTTATCTGAAGAGCCACCACAATTCGACACTTGAGATCTTGCTCATTTTTGCTACGGCGCTGGCTGGAGTGGAAATTGTTGTAGTCTTCCTCACATGGTCCTTTTTGATCAGGACTGATCCTGACAAACGTGGAGGTCATGCAAACGGATATCGTCTTGCCGGGACAGGATTTACAAGGTTCACATATGCCGAGCTAAAGATAGCGACCAGGAACTTTAACAAAGAGATTGGAAGAGGAAGTGGGGGGATTGTGTACAAGGGTGTCTTGCCAGATCACGGCGAAGCAGCGGTCAAGCTGCTAAACGAGGCGAATCAAGGAGAAGATGAGTTCCTGGCTGAAGTGAGAACGATTGGGAATCTCAATCACATGAACCTGATTGCGATGTGGGGTTACTGCATGGAGGGAAGGCACAAGCTCTTGGTTTATGAGTTCATGAATCACGGTTCCTTGGCAGAAAACCTTTCTTCCGATCAACTAGACTGGAAGAAGAGGTATGAGATCGCGGTGGGATCAGCCAAGGGGCTTGCTTATCTTCACGAGGAGTGCTTGGAATGGGTTCTCCATTGCGACGTGAAGCCACAGAACATACTCCTCGATTCCGATTACCAACCAAAGGTGGCCGATTTTGGGCTCTCTAAGCTACTTAATAGAGAGGGCCTTAAGAATACAAGTTTCTCAAGAATCAGAGGAACGAGGGGTTACATGGCTCCCGAATGGGTTTACAATATGCCAATCACCTCCAAAGTGGATGTGTACAGCTATGGAATCGTTTTGTTGGAGATGCTAACAGGAGGAAACCCGATTGCAGGCCATGCCATCCGCGGAGAAATAAAAGGCAACAACAAAACGTTGACTTCTTGGgtgagagagaagatgaaaccAAGAGTGCCCATGGAGACATGGATAAGGGAAATTGTGGATCCGACCGTAAAGGGACCTTACGACATCAAGAAGATGGAAGTTTTGGTTGCGGTGGCGCTTCAATGTGTGGAGGAGGACAGAGATGTGAGACCCACCATGAGCCAGGTGGTTGAGATGCTTCTGCGCCATGAAAGTGAGGATCTGTAA